GGCAATGGTTTGGGCAAAAGGATAGAGATTGACCACCACCATGTCGATGGGCCGGGCTTTGGTCCGCACCAGATCCGCCTGATGGGCCTGGTTATAGGTCTCTGTCAGCAATCCCAGATAAATCTTGAAATCCAGGGTTTTTACCAGACCGCCCTGGGTTTCAGGCTGGCCCGTGTAATCAGATACCTGTTGCAGATGCATGTCGGCCCCGGGCCCCAGAATCTCTTTGATCCGTGAAAATGTACCGCCCGTGGACAGGATCACCAGATCCGGGTTCACGGCAATCATGCCCGGAATCAATGTATCCAGCCCGGATTTATCCGACACGCTCACCAGCAGGGTGTTGATCTTCACTTGATCATCCACTTTTTCCACCACATTTTTTGCCATTATATTATCCTTTCATTTATCTCGTAAAATCGTGATGTTCCATACCACGCAGACCCGTCTACGTCAAGCAGTGAGGCACCCGGCACTCGTCGCTGATGACAGCGGAGCCCCGGTGGGGGTGTCTTGCTGACGGACTGTCGGAGCCACCCCGTGGATTCCTGTCCGGCAGTAAGACACCCCCACCGGGGCGGCCTTATGCCTCACACTTTAAAATTCCGCTACATGGGTTTGCCTGTCAGGTTCAAAAATATTTTATTTTGACATTTTCCCGGGTATGGAAGACAATAACGGCAATCATTCACCCCATTCACGGAGAGGTTCATGATTCCATTGAAAATGAAAGCCCTGCTGCAAAAAGTCCTGCCGGACAAAGTGTGGCAGAACCGGCTGATCAAGGACGGCCCGCTCCGGTTCATGGAATTCGGCCCCCTGGATGTGGACCGGCTTCA
The window above is part of the Desulfotignum phosphitoxidans DSM 13687 genome. Proteins encoded here:
- a CDS encoding bifunctional phosphoribosylaminoimidazolecarboxamide formyltransferase/IMP cyclohydrolase PurH, with product MAKNVVEKVDDQVKINTLLVSVSDKSGLDTLIPGMIAVNPDLVILSTGGTFSRIKEILGPGADMHLQQVSDYTGQPETQGGLVKTLDFKIYLGLLTETYNQAHQADLVRTKARPIDMVVVNLYPFAQTIARPDMTLENARGNIDIGGPTMIRAAAKNFIRVASVTNPEDYSKILEKLTAGKGCLTLADRYDLAARAFAHTAAYDRAIADYLAGTAGTALLSCYQPGV